The DNA window AACGACGATAACGATCCCGAAGGCGACCCCGCTCGTCGCGCCGCTCAACCCCACCAGCGGACTGGCGAGGCCGCCGAAGACGAACTGGACGAACCCCAGCAGCGCCGAGCCGGTGCCGGCCCACCGGCCGGTGCGCCCCAGCGCGATCGCCGGCAGGTTGCCGATGCAGGTGCCCAGGCCGACGACGTGCGCAATGAACAGGCTCACGGTGATCGCGGTCAGGAGCGCCCGGGAGTCCGCCCCGACCGGCCCGTCCAGCGCGCCCGCGCACACGACGGCGAAGACGGCGGTGTAGGCGGCGGTCGCCATGCCCAGGATCCCCTGGAGGATGAAGGGCGCGGCTGACAGGTAGGCGGTGAGCAGCGCGTAGACGAGCGCGTTGATGACAATGACCCGAACGAAGACGCGGTCCTTCGACAGCGCCGCCGTCCCCTCGACGAGAACGCCCAGACCGCCGTCGTGGCGCCCGCCGGCGGGCAGGGCCTCGGGCACTCACAGGGCGACGGCGATGACGAGCAGCCCCTGGAACGCGGCGACGACGGCGAGGATCCCGCGCCAGCCCACCGGCCCGACGAGCGCGCCGCCGAAGATGGGGGCGACGACCGGGGCGATGCCCTGGATGGCCATGACCAGGGACAGGGCCCGGGCGGCGGTGATGCCGCGGGAGCGGTCGGAGATGACGGCGCGGCCCAGCACCATGCCGGCCGCCCCGCCCAGCCCCTGGAAGAAGCGGGCGACGAGGAAAAGGCCCGCCCCCGGGGCGAGCGCGGCGCCCGCTCCGGCGACGAAGGCGAGGACCGAGCCCCACAGCAGGAGGGGGCGACGCCCGAAGCGGTCGGACAGGACGCCGATGCTCAGCTGTCCCAGCGCCACGCCCACGAGGAACATGGTCAGGGTCAGCTGCGTCGTCGAAGCGGAGACGCCGAGGTCCGCGGACATCCGGCTGAAGGCCGGCAGGTAGGCGTCCATGGCCAGCGGGGCGACGGCGGCGAGCGCGGCCAGGGCGATCAGGAGGGTGGGGGCGAAGGCGGTGCGCAGTCCGCCGGTCTGCGCGGGTCCGGTGGCGGGTCCGGCGGCGGTTGCGGCGGGCTCCCCCTTCCCCTTGGCAGGGGCGGGTCCGGAGGAAGGGGGTTTGATCATGACAAGAGGTTACGAAGACGGGTTCACCCGCATGTCAGCGCCGTCGGGCGTGAGATCCTCCACGCCGGACCGGTCGGCCCGCCGGGCGGGCCCGGCCCGAACGGACAGCGGGACCGGTCCGCCGCCCGCGCTCCCGCAGGAGCATGGGCGGCGGACCGGTTCCGATTTCGAGGCGGGGCGGGCCGCCCGTCCGTTTCCGCCGGTTTCGCGTGT is part of the Actinomyces sp. oral taxon 414 genome and encodes:
- a CDS encoding MFS transporter, producing the protein MIKPPSSGPAPAKGKGEPAATAAGPATGPAQTGGLRTAFAPTLLIALAALAAVAPLAMDAYLPAFSRMSADLGVSASTTQLTLTMFLVGVALGQLSIGVLSDRFGRRPLLLWGSVLAFVAGAGAALAPGAGLFLVARFFQGLGGAAGMVLGRAVISDRSRGITAARALSLVMAIQGIAPVVAPIFGGALVGPVGWRGILAVVAAFQGLLVIAVAL